A window of Pseudomonas monteilii contains these coding sequences:
- a CDS encoding phosphate-starvation-inducible protein PsiE: MNIKWAEKLRKGLHGSADSLGNLCVESFHYLALFGIGGVTAWAALMTFLEMVGQGSASVDDILLLFIYLELGAMVGIYFKTNHMPIRFLLYVAITALTRLLIGDVSHHKAPDVGLLYLCGGILLLAFSILVVRYASYRYPSARVLDAHGKDLDDGK, encoded by the coding sequence GTGAACATCAAATGGGCTGAAAAGCTACGCAAGGGCCTGCATGGCTCCGCCGACTCGCTGGGCAATCTGTGCGTCGAGTCGTTCCACTACCTGGCCTTGTTCGGCATCGGCGGCGTGACTGCCTGGGCCGCGCTGATGACCTTTCTGGAAATGGTGGGTCAGGGCAGTGCCAGTGTCGATGACATCCTGCTGCTGTTCATCTACCTGGAGCTGGGCGCCATGGTGGGGATCTACTTCAAGACCAACCACATGCCGATCCGCTTCCTGCTCTACGTCGCGATCACCGCGCTGACGCGCCTGCTGATCGGTGACGTGTCGCACCACAAGGCACCGGATGTCGGGCTGCTGTACCTGTGCGGCGGCATCCTGCTGCTGGCGTTTTCCATCCTGGTGGTGCGCTATGCCTCGTATCGCTACCCCTCGGCGCGCGTGCTCGATGCACACGGCAAGGACCTGGACGACGGCAAATGA
- a CDS encoding ribosomal subunit interface protein: MQIQVNSSNQIEGGIRLNDWVTSTLQSALERYEEDLTRIEVHLSDENGGKSGADDKRCQLEARPKGHQPISVTHNAPSLELAIDGAAEKLDHALEHLYGKLRDKRAVPELIEDPDLKDPEDAEELEGLQDLQDQEEAKASKA; the protein is encoded by the coding sequence ATGCAGATCCAGGTCAACAGCAGCAATCAAATCGAAGGCGGCATCCGTCTCAACGACTGGGTGACCAGCACCCTGCAAAGCGCGCTCGAACGCTACGAGGAAGACCTGACCCGCATCGAGGTGCACCTGAGCGACGAAAACGGTGGCAAGTCCGGGGCCGACGACAAGCGTTGCCAGCTCGAAGCACGACCCAAGGGACACCAGCCGATCTCCGTGACCCACAACGCCCCCTCGCTCGAGCTGGCCATCGATGGCGCCGCCGAGAAGCTCGACCATGCGCTGGAGCACCTGTACGGCAAGCTGCGTGACAAGCGCGCGGTGCCGGAACTGATCGAAGACCCGGACCTGAAAGACCCGGAAGACGCCGAAGAACTGGAAGGCCTGCAGGACCTGCAAGACCAAGAAGAGGCCAAGGCCTCGAAAGCCTGA
- a CDS encoding AraC family transcriptional regulator: MQVGKTAKTIAMVLFDGVLMLDITGPVDAFAVANRFLPEGRRYRILTLGVEDGLIRSSCGLQVKADCVLTQAPSDLDLLLVPGGPGAYDDPHPAIQAWLPDAARNAKRFGAICTGAFLLGRAGLLDGYRCTTHWNYIGRLAQRHPDAKVESEQIYVVDRNLITSGGITAGIDMALAIIAEDHGKELALEVAKVLLVVMKRQGGQTQFGPLLASVTRDGSPIAKVQAYVVDHIEQQYSVQSMADRVAMSSRNFARAFQRETGLTPMQFVQNARIDHARRLLEGTHLPLKTIATRCGFCTAKYMRKVFCERIGVSPNQYRQQFGPE, translated from the coding sequence ATGCAAGTAGGCAAGACAGCCAAAACGATTGCAATGGTATTGTTTGATGGCGTTTTGATGCTGGATATCACGGGGCCAGTGGATGCCTTTGCAGTGGCGAACCGTTTCCTTCCTGAGGGAAGACGGTATCGCATTCTGACACTCGGGGTTGAGGACGGATTGATTCGAAGCTCCTGTGGGCTTCAGGTCAAGGCCGATTGTGTGTTGACCCAAGCGCCGAGTGATCTGGATCTCTTGCTGGTTCCTGGCGGGCCAGGTGCTTACGACGACCCTCATCCTGCCATTCAAGCGTGGCTTCCCGACGCGGCGCGAAATGCCAAGCGTTTCGGAGCCATCTGCACCGGGGCGTTCCTGCTGGGCAGGGCAGGTCTTCTGGATGGTTATCGCTGTACCACTCACTGGAACTACATCGGCAGACTGGCCCAGCGACATCCCGACGCGAAAGTCGAAAGTGAGCAGATCTATGTTGTTGACCGCAATCTGATCACCTCAGGGGGCATCACGGCGGGCATCGACATGGCCCTGGCGATCATCGCTGAAGACCATGGGAAAGAACTGGCCCTGGAAGTGGCCAAGGTCTTGCTCGTCGTGATGAAGCGGCAGGGAGGGCAGACCCAGTTTGGTCCCCTGTTGGCGTCCGTGACCAGAGATGGTTCACCCATAGCCAAGGTTCAGGCCTACGTGGTCGATCACATCGAACAACAGTATTCGGTGCAATCGATGGCTGACAGGGTCGCGATGAGCTCGAGAAACTTCGCCAGGGCGTTTCAGCGGGAGACTGGCCTGACGCCGATGCAGTTTGTACAGAACGCTCGAATCGATCATGCACGAAGGCTGCTGGAGGGCACACATCTTCCCCTCAAGACCATCGCGACGCGATGTGGCTTTTGCACTGCCAAGTACATGCGCAAGGTGTTCTGTGAGCGTATTGGCGTGAGTCCCAACCAGTACCGTCAACAATTCGGCCCCGAGTGA